TTCgggtatccattcgggttcagTTCGGGtctgtttgggtttcgggtttcgggtttctggggtcaaagatttcagccccagtcagatatttttaaatttcggttTGAACTCTATTTGGATCTGTACGGGTTCAGTTCGGGTTAgaataacctatttaaattatttttaaaattttaaaattcattatatactttaaatttctcaaaatcgataaaaataatatattacatataaatttgaataacatatgttagaatacctaaacttaatatataaattgggttggtttaaatatttggattgagaatcaataattattttaggtatttttggtgttttgagtatacttAAACTATTgtagatatttacttttgaatatttgtatatattttcaaatatttaaaccaactaaaaagtatcatatatatattctggatgtttttatatacattaaatctaaaaataattaatatataaaagtatataaatcttttttggaTAAATTTCGGTATCCGAAATACATcagttcggatcggattcggttatctaaatatcaaaattttgaataatttggatatgtaatcaatttcggttcgggtttaaTACTACTCTTTCGGATCGGAATCAGTTCGGTTCTtcagatttgaattttttatccAGTCctaatattaacatatttttgaaaactacatccgcgcggatcaaaatctagttatatattataacacTATCGTAGATTAGTCCAAAAATAAATGTTCAGTATAATACTTGATAAGGGAAGACTAGACTAGACGAGATAAACTTAGGTGCTGTTTGTTTGCTCACCCAGATGGAAGATGCAAATCGATGTTCGTTTTGTACATTATAATGTTGCATCCAGATAGATTATATTTTTCCGTCAAATTTGCAAAAACGCACTTTTTCgtcaaaacacattttccgTCAAAAAgtatttcccgccaaaaccgcaaaaaggcaagttttctgccaaaaccgcaaaaaaacgTACGCTAAAatcggaaaaacgcatttttcgtcaaaacacatttttccgcaaaaaccgaaaacattatttttctccaaaaccgtaaaaatgctattttcccgccaaaaattttaaaaatatatttttaatcattttattaataagTCCACCTGGAAGAAGATgcaacttaaaaaataaaaagcaaacgaacataattgcattcagatgattcatctggatgcatagatgaaatgaaaaaatgaaaaatacccagatgaaacattttggaTAAGGCATCTGCATCTTCCAGATGTACGAGCTAACACGACCTTCCATGTGTTGGATTTCTACGATAAATCTCTTGTGGTCCGTCTCTCCTGTGACCGCAACATATTGCACTTAACCACGTGATTTTTTATTACCAATCAATTGATTGCGTTCGGTATACAAAATCCTCATATGTATGCTAAACAAAGCATTTAAATCTTACAGCTGTCTCCATATGTTGGCCCTACATTTTAGACCAAAGTTCAGTATATTTCCAAGACTATAAAACCACTATGTTCATACATCATAGTGGCCATGTTGTGGACCATCTGAGGTTGAACTTAGGTCTAGACGACCATGAGTCAAATTTATCTGTCAGTACAAGAAACAGATTGTATGAGATCTAAATTAATTCGTTAGCAGcagtaatatatatttgatatttgtgAGATGTATGAACACCATGGTTGCCTAGTGACTGAGTAACTCCGATTCAAAAAAATCACATGGTTCATTCTGGGAGTTGAGTCACAAGACTATGTAGAACCTACGATCATTATGTTAAAACATTTGAATGAGGCCCCCAGTTTATGGATCCCCCAATCCCTGAaaagttaatcaaaaaaatgagcttatatatatgcatggtCGTAAAAGTATAACGTTTAAGTACATGACCCAAACAACAACATCCAATTTTCCtagacttctttttttttgagaagttGGACTGTAGTCAAAATGTGTTGTAttcaattattataaatttgttCGTAAGAAATTGTAAAACTTATgtattaatttgtaaataattttattttaatttgggTTTCTAATATCTTAGGTCGTGGAAACACCGTATCCTAtagtggttaaggtttaaaaCTTTCTACACCCAAGTTCGGGGTTCGAATTTCAAACTATGTAATTTTTTGCAGATTGCACATTATAAGAGGTCcatatttcaatttttagaGAAAacgatttataaaaacaattatgcagactacgaAAAAAGGTTTACAAGAggtcttcaacatggtgcaagtaaatccggTCAGGCGTGTATCTTCATAGTATAGTTCAGGTGATGCTGTTAGGCATATATTATCATAAAACAGGTAGTATTATcagttgtcgaatcgtctatgtaaaaAAAGATCTTAGGCCCGAATTCGTAACTATCTACaatcttttaaagaaaattgtaaaacaGCGTATTTAAAAGATTGTAAAACAGCGTACCAATGTAATTCACGTTTTCAACCTAATAAAAGTAATTAACATGTTGAAAGTTATAAATATAGCACCAAAAGCTATCCCAGCTAAGGAAGACACTTTAAAAATATCCCCACTATTGTGTATCAAATTAATCTCATTACAAACCAAAGCAAACACAtctttcacattttttttgtcatcaatattattttcatctgaaataatattttaatatcaagAAAACATTGATTATTTCAgaatacatacatacatatatatatatatatatatatatatatatatatatataagaattttgATAGTTGATGAGCTGTCGTCGGGTGCCTGTCGTTTCGTCTGTTCTTTGCTTCTATAGTAGCAAGATGTATTGGTTCCTTCCCCGATCTATGGAAATACATATTCAATAAACGTACCAAACGGCCGCAATGGGTTACTCGCTTTTTGCACACTCTCAGGCTTCTCCACCGTCTTGGCTCTCGCATATTGTCAAATAAACTataagtttcatctttttacaAACCATGGATCCCAAAACTCCAAATCTCCTAGATCTAGTTAGAAATTCAAATTCATAATGTCTCCttctaaattattttcattttgatatttttaatgtGAAAAAGAAGTTGATTACATATACGCCCTAACAAAATCATCTATATTACATACAAGGCCTGAATATTATCTGCCCACCAACGACCCGTCTGATCTAACCGGGTATGCAAAAATAAGTTAATTACATATCTAACCAGGTATGTAAAAACCCTTATCTCAAAAATTATTTCTTCTTCAAGTTGTTCTATTCATGAAACTAAGGAGGACTAGCAACGAGAACTCAAAAAGGAATTACGAGGTGTCTCTACTCTTAGTCATCTCGATTTCGATTTGGTTAAGATATCTCCTCTTATTCATCTGGATTTCAGTTTGGTGGAGAAATGATGAATGCATGTCGATTTGTGTATCTCATACGAATGTGTAGCTGATTGGTTCATTAATTTGTGTCAGCAAAAGAGAGAGTAAAGCTGGCAACTGTCGATTTGACTGCTTCAACTGAAGAAGAAGGCAATGTGAACtcagttgaagaagaagacgtgAACTTTGAGAAGAATTTAAGGAACTCAGGTGAAGAAGATGGCGAGAGGGGATCTTAGGAGAACTCGGGACCAAAGACTCGTATTGGTGGGGAAGTCCAGTCGAATGAAGAATGTGGTAGGGATGAGGGAAGTGAGAAAGATGGAAGTACCTGCTGAACTGAAAGCGATGGTATCAACACAACATTAGCTAAAACTAGTCTGTTTTTATGTACTATTGTTATAACTAGTAAAACTTTGAGGCAGATGAATGGGATGGATTGTAGACGTCACAAAGCTCTATGGACAAGAGCTGTGATAAGTTAGGTTGCTCAAGAGCTGCTTTTCACAACACTTTGAAAACTTAGAACACAAATGTTTTGcaaacagcaaaaaaaaaattctattcaTAAAATTCAAGGGTGATTTACAATGGTACAAATGACTAGAGATTTATAGGCTCGATTCTGAACAAGACCAAACAGTCATAAAcattaaaaaggaaacaaataacttgcaaataaAGAAGCCTCGAGTCTTCAGTGGAGATGATTTTAGATGGAATATGAACATTGGAGGTGATTTGCTTGGCCATAAAGGGGAAATTTGATTCTTCTCAAACCTGGATGGCCATAAAAGGGAAATTTGATTCTTCTCAAACCTGGACGGTTTGAGGGGAAATATAATCTTTCATCGAATCTTATTGATGGTTTGATATGTGCTGATCTCGTGCACAAATAGTTTAGGAAGTTTTTGCCGGAGTTTGAATTCCAAAGACTCCAAATAAGGTAAGTTGGAGTGAAAAAGTATTCTCCTAATCCTTTCGGTGCTGCCGCATGTTAGAACGTCTATAATACCTTATGGATGGTTTAGTATCTCTCATGGCTTTCATAAATAGGTTTGGGTCGAACAAATTTTAAGGAGTTGAAGACTTTCCATAAATGATGTCGGTTTGACCCATTTTAATAAAACCGTCCTTAATGGATCGGGATCTGGGCTTGGTTCTTCTTTCTATGGAATCTTAAAAGTCTCTCCTAGATGGAAAAAGTTGCTTTGGTTGAAGATCATTCGTGTTCGGACTTGTATGGACTGAATTGTTGGAGATATGGCCCCATTGAATGCTGAGAAGATGACCTGACTTATAAATTCATAGCTTATTGGTCTGTGAATCTTTTCTGGTGATTCTAATTCCTGGTGATTCAGTTCTGAGTTGGTTGTCTTTCCCAAAAGTCCTTCTGGTTGTCGCTCCTTGGAAAGAACATCTGTCCCTGTTACTCCTAGGTGGCCGGTGTGGACGGTTTGGTGAGGTCAAACCACACTGATTTGAGGGCCGTTTCATTTTTCCCTTGAAGGTTTAAGAAAAACCAACTTTCCCTTTTACGGCCATCACCTCCAACGTCCATATTGTATCCAAGATCATTTTCATTGAAGACTTTGAAAGTTATTTGTTTCCCTTTTATTGTTTATGGCCGTTTGTTCTTGTCCAgagtcgagcctataaagctccaGTCGTTTGTACCATTTTAAATCACCCTTGAATTTTATGAATGAAAAtgttgtttttttccttttgcaAAAAATTGTGTTTTAAGTCTTTAGAATGTTGTGAGAAACAATTCTTGGACAACTTGACTTATCAAACCTCCTGTCCATATATATTTGCGGCGTTCTCATTCCATCCAATCCATCCCATTCACCGGTCAAGATTGAGAGTGTTAAATAACCAGCAAACTTAGCTCCATCTCGATCAGCTTCAATCCATCAATTGATCAGGCGGAGAGTGTTACACCACTAGAAGCCTGATTTTATCATATCCTCTCGGTTAATTCATTGGTCTTGTTTTATCATTCATTATCATCTCATTTCATTTTGTGCATTTGTTTTAAGCTTACCACTCTGATTCCAGTCATATTGCCCACTCGGTCACATCTCTGGTCGACCTGATCGGAATCTACATTGTCCATCTGGACGACCAGTCTCCGGcttgaaggagaagaaaagCTGAGGGAAATGTTGACATATTAAAATTCTCGTCTTGTTTTCGAAAGTTAGTTTGTATGGGTGTATATTTTTTAGAGAGCTTTGTATTGGTTTCTTTGGAGAGAGAACTTGTGTACATCTGATTCCTTATTTCTTGTTACTCTACTTTAAATCATTGTGTTACTATTCGATTGTATGTTGAGTTTGCTGATATCTgggatatgatatatataaaggGAACAATCTTTAGCATAATTAATCCAACACACCAACCGGAACTCATCTCCCACGGGAAAGAACACACAATGAGCAAGAACACAAGACAAGAGAGCATTAAAGATTCCTACcacttaataaaataaaaacaaagaacacTTTGGTACTTTGATGAGTCTCGTTAATCACATAAGGCGTCTGCAGAGAGTGACACCATCACCAATGGAGACTTGAGAGATCTCGATGTGAGGATCAGAAGCGAGCTGCTTGTTCAACTCCATGAGGGCTTTTCTGCACACCCTCAAGTGCTCTGGCACATCCTCCTCTTCCTCAGCCACATACCCAAACCACAATGTGTTATCAAAAGCTATTATCCCCCCAATCTTCACCAGCTTCATTAGTCTCTCGTATGCATTGGCATAGTTTGTCTTATTAGCATCAACAAATGCGAAATCGAACTCCGGTCTTGGATTCTTCTGTGGGTCCACCATCATGCATGAACCAATGTCATCATCATACaaaatatgacaaaaaaaataattgctaATGGTAATATAACAACATGAATGAGATTACGTACGTTCAACATCTTGTCTAAGGCCTGAAGACCATCGGATTGGATGAAATTGATTTTGTGATCAACACCTGCATTCTTGATGAACTCTAGACCCAACTCATAAGCTTCTTTATCAATGTCTATTGCAGTAATCTGTATATATTATATCCAAAGAGTTCATAGATATTAGTAGTTGTTATCATATTTACttatttggattttgttttggAAAGTAGATTAGTGTTTCAAACATATACACGGCCATCTTCAGGCAATGCGAGGGCAGTCGTGAGCAACGAATACCCCGTGAAAACACCGAGTTCTAGCGTATCTTTGGCATTCATCATTTTTATAAGCATCGATAAAAAGTGCCCCTCATCAACTGGTACCTTCATCTCGCTTCTACACATATAAACGCATatagtttttgtttgttaattctTGAGTTGATTCATTTTATGTACTTCGATCTAAGcaatattgttttctttttggtaacTGATGTTAGCAATATACAGTAgaacatctataaattaatactcgataaattaataatctctataaattaataaattttgttggtCCCAACTTGGACcgattcaaaatttgacacaaatcgataaaataataagataataatttttagaaaattctatggAAATATAAGGtcccattaaaaatataaattaataatttatatgtatatatattttatataagtaagaaccaattgttatattgtttgttttatattcacaatggaattatctttatattttcttaacacttaatatattttgatgagatttagtaatattatatctaaaaccacatttgagttctatgcaatatatattatatacaccaactaatataataaaattaatataaatgtcaaatttcaaaaaataacaattaatgtctatacactaaaatcaaatatttttcttatcttagaataaatatatcttaaaataaaaaatttaaataaaaaaaacttttgtaaattaatatctctataaattaataaaattttaaagtcctaacattattaatttatagaagttctACTGTAGTTGAATCAGGtaattattgtttgtttgtattCAAATGGAACTACAATCTTTATTAGAGAATAATAAATTGGTGAAAAAACTCATTAATATTAAAGTAATAATTTCCAAATCAAAtttagtattaaaataaaatcaactaTGAGAGTTTGAAAAatgtcaaatgttttttttaaatagtgaaTAAAAGATTCTCAcacttgtttttatttttattcatgaGAGAATCTCTTGAAATACTTCAAATATAAATgctcaaatttattttaagcaCATAATTGGTCAAAATAGCTAGTTGCCTCTATATTTGGGAAAATAAATTCttacaaaaaattgaaaatgtttTAATGTTTCGAAAGTTTGAAGGTACACGTTGCGACATGTTATGGATAAGGATTTTAACGttataaaacttgaaattgttagaaagaataAGGGTGTATGATCATATGTTCAGATTCTGAACCAAAGCACTAGTTGTAGAGTCTCACAAAATACTAGCTCAAAGTCAATAAAGGTCAATGAAGCATACAAGGGAGGTTGTAGCCAGACTTACAAATTGCCATACTTGTGGACCGTAGCTTCTCGTAGTTTCTTGAGCTCCTCATGCTCTCTTGGATATGCCGTCGTATCAAAGATGTACTGTTTCACATATCGCAAGTTATAATTCACAACCATAGCCGTATAATACAACATCAACCCTAATCATTAAATGACAAAAAGCTTTTTCTCATCGGACAAAAAAGTTAAGTTCTGCAGATCAAGCAAGAATTTAAGTTCTAACAAAATTAAGTAAGCAATATTTACAGGGATTAATGAAAATACGATACCTTTTGAAGAGCCACGCTCTTGAGAATTCCTTTGGTCGGAATCAAATTTTCCATAGCTCGCTCTATCGTGTGCTGCCTTGAACTTCGAAAGCTTTGTGGTGCCTATGATATATATAACTCTAGTACTTTCCTTTCTTGTTTTTACAGTCTCTTTACAATAAAAGTCATAAAGTTATACTttatgaacaaaaaatataattttgtgacaaaaaagtataatttgtGACTTTAATTTAAAGAGAATCTCAAAACCTGATACGCAAGGTTAGTGGCATAATCATGATATCAATAATTGGCACCACCCTGTGATTAGTATATGATGGATATGATATtcaaagaaaaaatctaatgCTCGGTGAGAAAACTCTCCCAGCCACGGGTTTCGAGGTGAGCAACGGTCGAGAACCAACGGGTAATAGGGTGAAAGTGACCTCTCACTTGTTTACCAAGAAAGAAAAGTTACCATTGGTCTCTCTCCTTCAACTTTCGAAAACCCTATTTTCTAACCCAAAGAAGCATCCTCCACAcctcttcttcaccatcaaaGCCTCTTAGTTCCGCAGATCTCTACAGTTTTTACTGATTTCTCACGAGAAACCGGTGAAGATAGTACTACCAAAGCACTCATCCTCAATCTCCACCCTTTTTCAAATTCCCAACGGTTTTTCACTCCTCTTAGCGATTTCTGTTTCTTCAAAACTGGTTGTTCGGAGTAGACTTGCCTACTCCTCCAACAAACGGTTGTTTGTGAAGCTTACAGATTTCTGAGAAACCTAAGAACAATGGCGCCAAGATTTACGGCTGCAGAAAAAGGGAAAAATCAAATGTGTGAACCCTCACAAGACAACATCAAGAGAATCAAGGCTCCTAGTCTAGACAACTCAACCCTCATAAGAGACAATGCTCTTACCCTCATAGGAAGGCTCACCAACCCCCATGAACAAAGAATCGGGGCCCTAATCCCTGCACTTCAACGCAAATAGAATCTGCAAGGTAGAGCAGAGGGCTCAGACTTGGGAAATAATTGTTTTCAGTTCAGGTTTGAAAGAGAAGATGACCTAAGAAGGGTGCTCGATAATAGACCGTACCATTTTACATACTGGATGGTCATCCTCCAAAGGTGGGAGCCTGTCATCTCCACCTCCTTCCCGTCTCTAATCCCCTTCTGGATCCGGATTAAAGGTTTGCCCCTCCACTACTGGCACGAGGATATGGTGTGTAGAGTAGGCCAGGAGTTAGGCACACTTGAGAACCATGAGCTTACAAGAACGACATCACGAGTTAGAGTCCTCTTGGATGGATT
The window above is part of the Brassica napus cultivar Da-Ae chromosome C8, Da-Ae, whole genome shotgun sequence genome. Proteins encoded here:
- the LOC106413953 gene encoding putative caffeoyl-CoA O-methyltransferase At1g67980, yielding MENLIPTKGILKSVALQKYIFDTTAYPREHEELKKLREATVHKYGNLSEMKVPVDEGHFLSMLIKMMNAKDTLELGVFTGYSLLTTALALPEDGRITAIDIDKEAYELGLEFIKNAGVDHKINFIQSDGLQALDKMLNKNPRPEFDFAFVDANKTNYANAYERLMKLVKIGGIIAFDNTLWFGYVAEEEEDVPEHLRVCRKALMELNKQLASDPHIEISQVSIGDGVTLCRRLM